AAAGTATGCACCCATTTTCAATAATATCAATAATACGGGCCCGGCCGATGCCTGGAACTATTACCTGATCAGGCTGGCAGAGGTGTATTTGTTATATGCAGAAGCGGCCAAAGGAACGAATGACAATGCTACTGCCCTGGAATACCTGAACAAAACAAAACGCCGTGCTTATGGTTACCCTGTAAATGCTGCGTCACCGGTTGACTATACCAGTTTAACCGGTTCTACAGTGGCCATTGGCGATCCCGTATTAGGAAATAACCCATTGTACTATGAGCGTTTTGCCGAACTGTTCAACGAAGGCGGCTGGTGGTTTGATGTGTGTCGCTGGCGCATTGGGGCTTCTGAAGCCGCATATTATGAAAACGCCATGAATGTTACTGGTAACCTCACCTGGAAAGACAAGACCTATAGCTGGCCTATTCCGTTATCAGAGTTTAATTCAAACCCAAAAATGGCCGGACAACAAAATCCGGGCTATTAAAATCTCACACAAAAAAATGATGAAACCTGGAATTGTATTAATATTCCTGTTATTTTCCGTTGTGACTTTTGCCAATCCACCATTGGAGATAAGCAGGGAAAAAGTGAAGCTGCAGTTTTTTATAGATGAGCAGGGGCGGCCGGTGTATGCTGTTTTGTTCAATGGCCGCGATGTGGTGAAACCCTCTGCGTTGGGTTTTATGCTCGAAACCGATTCCCTGTTTTATAAAAACTTTTCCCTGGTAAACGTTGACCGGAAAGTAGTGGATGAAACCTGGAAACCGGTTTGGGGCGAGTGCAGTACTATTCGCAACAACTATGAACAGCTTACCGTTCACCTGAAGCATGGTTCAGGAAAACTGCTGGATATTGTGTTTCGCGTTTTTGCCGATGGAGTAGGGTTCCGTTATGAATTTCCCCGGCAAAACAGCCTTGTTTATTTTGTTGTAAAGGAAGAGTGCACGCAGTTTCATTTGGCCGGTAACCATAAGGCATTCTGGATCCCCGGCGATTTTGATACCAATGAATATGCGTATACCACTTCGCTGCTCAGCGAAGTAAACAATACGCCGGTTGTGCAGACTGCTACTGATATTGCCGTTCGTACGGTAACCGATTCGCTGGCGGTGCAAACCCCACTGATGATGAAAACGGGTGATGGCCTCTATATCAATATTCATGAAGCTGCGCTGCTGAATTACCCGGCCATGCAATTGCATGTTGATAAGAAGGACTTCGTTTTGTCATCGAACCTGGTGCCGGATGCCTATAATAACAAAGCCTATCTGCATGCACCCGCGCATACACCCTGGCGTACTATTCTCGTAAGTGATAAAGCAACCGACATCCTGGCATCAAAAACGATCCTGAACCTGAACGACCCACCGGTTCAGCAGGATCTGTCGTGGATAAAACCCATGAAGTTCGTAGGCGTGTGGTGGGAAATGCAAACCGGCAAAAGCACCTGGAATTATTCTGACTATGCCGATAGCACCAATGCCAATGGGCAGCTGATCCCTAATGGCCGGCACGGCGCCAATACCATCAATGTAAAACGGTATATTGATTTTGCTGCAAAGAACAAGATCGGTGGCGTACTGGTAGAAGGCTGGGACAAGGGGTGGGAAGACTGGTTTGGCAACTGGAAGGAAAATGTGTTTGATTTTGTTACGCCATATCCTGATTTTGATGTAAAGGAAATTACGGCGTATGCCAGATCAAAAGGCGTCGCGATGATCATGCACCATGAAACGTCGGGCTCTGCTACCAATTACGACCGGCAGCTGGATACGGCTTTCCGGTTCATGCAACAGTTTGGTTATCCCGCGGTGAAAACGGGATATGTGGGCCGCATTGTTCCGCGGGGCGAACACCACGATGGACAATGGATGGTAAATCATTATGAACGGGTGCTGCAACAGGGCATGCGCTATCATGTAATGGTGGATGCGCATGAACCGCCAAGACCGACAGGCCTGCAACGCACTTATCCAAACTTCATGGCCTGCGAAGCGGCCCGGGGTAATGAATACCATGCCTTCAGCAATGGCAATGCACCCGATCATGAAACCATTTTACCATTCACCCGGTTAATGGGCGGACCAATGGATTATACCCCCGGTATTTTTAAACTAAAGGGTTATGCGCCTGGCATGCCAGACCGGTCAGTGCACTCCACCCTGACCAAGCAACTGGCGTTGTATGTTACGTTATACAGTCCGGTTGAAATGGCGGCCGATCTGCCGGAGAATTATGAGGCCAAACCCGATGCCTTTCAGTTTATAAAGGACGTTCCGGTTGATTGGGACGATACCAAAATCCTGGAAGCCGAACCGGGCGATTATGTAACCATTGCCCGCAAGGGAAAGGGAACAAACAACTGGTTCATTGGCGCTATTACCGATGAGCATGCACGAACAACAACGCTCTTATTAAACTTCCTGGAGAAAGGAAAAAAATACAATGCAACTATTTATGAAGATGGCGCAGGCGCTGACTGGAAAACAAATCCCGAAGCCTATTCCATCAAAACTATAGCGGTTGATAGCACTACCAAACTGAAGCTTACCCTCGCTGCGGGCGGCGGAACAGCCATCAGTATTATGCAGACTGGACAGTAGTCGTAGTCTCCTTTTACACAAAAGCCTCCTGAGAATATCGGGGGGCTTTTTAATTTACTCCTTTACTGCAGTAATTATTACGAAATATCCTTCGACATACAAACACTATTCTCAACGTTTTCATATTTGCCAAAGTTTTTGATGCGGGTATAACCGGCTTTCTCGTACAGTCTGATTGCATCGGGTTGTCTCTTCCCGGTTTCCAGAATGGTGGTGGAATAGTTTAATTCAGCCGCCCATAATTCAAGTTCCCGCAAAATATAAAACCCAATACTTTTCCCTCTGTAAGCCGGGTTCACATACATGCGTTTTATTTCTACCGTATGGTCGTTGTATTCTTTAAAGGCACCACAACCAATCGGTTGCCCGTCTAGGTAACAGACCACTACATGGTTAATGTTTACGATCTTGTTAAGCTGGGCATAAAAGGCGTGTTCATCACCATCAAGAATAGCGAGGTATTCATCCAGCAGTTTTACCAGGTCCTGAAAATCCGGGTTGTTGGAATCGGTTCGTTGAAAGGTTGTCATGATGCAAATTTAAGCTTTGCCCAGTTTCAATCTTTTCTTCCAGAAAATATAGGAGAGAATGCCGAAAATAAACCAGATAAGCATGCCGAAGATCTGGGGATTAAAAGTTGGGGCTACGGCAATACCTGCATAAGTGGCACCTGCCAGGTCAAAAAACAAACCGGCATAGGCCCATTCCTTTATCGTTTTTAGTCCGGGAATTAAAATAGCAATACAGCCAAGCAGCTTGGCATAACCGGTGAAGGCAATAAAATAGATGGGGAAGCCAAGCATATCGTGAATGAAGCCAATGGCTTTTGGGCTTACCATTATGCTGTCAAAAGAAGCAAACATCATGAGGGCTACAAATAACAGGGTGAACACCCAATAGAGAATGTTGATAGTAGTTGGTTTCATCGTTAGTTGGTTTTAACGAATATAAACAAAACTTATAAGATGTGCGTCTACTTTCCTGGTTCATATACCGCCACAGCGACCCGGCTATCGGCACAGCCATAATATAAAAACCACTTATTGTGAAAGAACACCAGTCCTTCTACAAACACCGTTCCGGCAGGATATTGCCCGCTTTTTTCAAATGGCGCGGTGGGTACAAAGAATGGTTTGTCTAAACGGCCAATCACTTTTGTGGGATCGTTCACATCAAACAGTACCTGTCCGGCGGCATAGGTATTGGCGGTGTAGGCAGTGTCTCTTCCTGCGCCTGGTTTGTTTTTTCCATTATAGAGTAACAGGATGCCTTTCTCCGTTATAATGGCCGGCGGACCGCATTCGGTAAGGTCGCTATCGAAATAGCCAGGCCGGGTCCTGACCACCGCTTTCAATTCATTTTTTTCATCCAGCATCGGTTCCCAGTTGATGAGGTCGTTGCTGGTGGCAATGTTCACAAAACGTTCGCCCCAATACATCATGTATTTGCCGTTCACTTTGGCAATCACCTGGCGGCCACTCACCAGTTTGGTAACAATGGAGGCAGACTTGCTGGCCATGTCCTTAAAGCGGCCCTGGTAAGCTTTGTAAAAAGCAGGACCATGCTTTGTCCAGGTGGTGAGATTGGTGGAAGTAGCTACCCCCAGCCGCGGTACTTTCTTATTCCATTGCGTGTACAGCATTACGTAGGTGCCGGTTTCTGTTACGGCAATGCGTGGGTCTTCACAACCCCCGGGCCATTCAAATTCCTGCTGGTTATCGGTGGTAGGAAATAGCACCGGGGTGGGCCGGCGCTTCATGGTAAGTCCGTTGCTGCTTTCTGCCAACCCTAACCTCGAAGTTCGTTCACCAATCCCTTTACCCGATCTGTCTTCAGCGCGGTAGATCACATAAATTTTATTGTTCCGGATGGTGGCAGCGGGGTTAAACACATCATTGGCTTCCCATGCCAGTTGTGTTTTGCTCATGGGGTCGGGGAAATTACTTTTGGGATCTGGCGATAAAACCGGGTTTACATTGGCAGGACGAACAAACGGACCCAACGCCCAGGCAGGCAACTGGTCCTGTGCAATGGTGTTGATGGTACTGGTCAGAAAAACAAGCGCGGGAAGCATTCGTATCATACAATAAGTTTTATTTATAAATCCGCTGAGGGCTTAAGGCTTAAAGCTGAAAGCAAAACCGCGAATTGTATTTAACCTTCGGCTTGAGCGTTCAGCGTTCAGAGTTGATACGTCAATTATACGCCAACCCGTTTTAAGGATTCCTTTTATATGTATTTTAATAAACCCCTGGCCAATAGCTGGTTCATAGTTACTAAGTTCGCTAAAAAAACAGTATGAGCAGGCAGGTGTCACGACGGAAGTTTATCATTACTACTGCAACAGGTGGAGTGGGGATGGCGATGGGGAATATCAACCGGTTGGCGGCAGCTGCTGCCAGTCCGTTTTTGGCGGGTGATGATCTGTATGCGCTCAGTAATTCGCTTTCTGCTACCTGGGCTTCTACTTTATTGGGCCTGCAAATAACAGATAAATCGCAGGGAGCCGATTATGGCGGTCTCCGCTGCCCGGGCACTCAACACATTTACGGCCGCATTGGCGACACTATTTATCCTTTTATGCATATGGCCCGGCGTACGGGCGACAGCCGCTACCTGGATGCGGCCACGTTGTTGTTTCGCTGGATAGAGACCAATGTAAGCCAGCCCGATGGTTCCTGGCTCAACGAAACAAACGACAAGTGGAAAGGCATTACCGCTTTTACCGTGATCGCTTTGAGTGAGGCCATTCGATATCATGGCGACCTGATGGACCCGGCGTTTAAAAGCGCCATAAACGACAGGCTGGCCAAAGCAGGAGAATTTATTTATTCCAACTTTAATATCGATTTCGGCAATATCAATTATCCCATTTCCGGCGCCTATGCCCTGTCGCTGTTAGGCACCATCCAGGATAATCCGAAGTTTAAAGAAAAGGGAAGGGAACTTACCCAACAGGCTCAACATTTCTTCAGCCGCAACAATCATTTTTTATTTGGGGAAGGCACCCCTTATTATGAAGCCAGTAAGAAAGGTTGTTTCTCTGTAGATCTGGGGTATAATGTAGAAGAGTCGCTGCCTAACCTAACCTTATATGGGCTGCTGAACAAAGACGAAGAATTGCTGGGCATGGTTACGGATTCTTTACAAACGCATATGGAATTCATGCTGCCCGATGGTGGCTGGGACAACAGCTGGGGCACGCGTAATTATAAATGGACGTATTACGGAAGCCGTACCAGCGATGGCTGTCAGCCGGCCTATGCCTTGCTGGCCAATCGCTATCCCCGCTTTTACCGCGCGGCATTAAAAAATGCGCAATTGTTACAACAATGCACGGTGAATGGGTTATTGATGGGTGGTCTGCATTATAACACGCACCAGGTACCGGTAAGCATGCACCATACTTTCACGCATATAAAAGCGCTCATCACTATACTGGATCATGAGCGGCCAATAGTGAAGGCAGGAGAAAAAACACTACCTCGTGAAAGTTCTTATGGCCTGCGGTTTTTTGAAGACATTCAAACCTGGCTGGTAGCTACCGGGAAATTCAGGGCTACGGTAACTGGTTACGACCGGGAATACAAAGCCATGCACAATGGCCATGCAACAGGTGGCGCACTTACCATGCTGTGGCACGAACAAACGGGGCCGCTGCTGGTAGCCAGTATGAACAGCTATTTGCTGGTAGAAGCGGGTAATATGCAGGCTGATACTGATCCACACAGCATGGCATTAACACCCCGGGTTGAGTTGAGCAGTAACGGGGTTACTTATATGAACATAAGTTGTCTCGATGCAACTGTAGTGGCCAGCCAGGCCAAAGACAGGATAGTAATTCATGCCAGCAGCCGGTTGGTAGATAAGGACCAGAAAGATCCCGAAGCGGGACCGGTGCAATGTCAAACAGAATATATCTTCACGCCGGATAAAATAACCCTTAGCCTGCGATGCGTTACAGTACCTGAGGGTTACAAAAACAAGATCCGTATTGTAGTACCGGTGATCTCCGCATCAACTGAACATGTGCAGGCAACCGGCAACAACAAAATTGTAATTCAAAAAAACAAAGCGCGCGTTACGCTCCATTCCAATCAGCCACTCACCCGGTTGGAAACAACAGGTGACCGCTTTTTCAATTTTGTGCCCGGACTGGAAGCTATACCGCTTGTGATCAATGGACGCGATGCGGTAATTGATATCTCCATACAGGGTTAATTGGTATAAAAATTAAAAAAGGCCCACGGTAATACCGGGGCCCTTTGGGTTTATTGTGCACTGTTTAACTATTTTTCTTCTTCAACTGTAAGGTTCCAGTTGCCATTGGCCGAGTTAACGGAGATGTAGTAATTTCCTTCGCCTTTTGTAATGTAGGTTTCAGTTGATTCGGATTTATCGGTCATTGCATCAGGTATGCCGCCGTCTTTCATTACATCTTCGCCTTCGGGAACTACATAAAAGGAGAATAGACCCATATCGTTATCGGACGCCTTAAAGTCGTATTTTACTTTTGCCTTGCCGCCGCTTAAATGAAATGGTGCAGACTTCTTTATTCCGGAGCCTTTGAATGTAACCAACTCTGTCCATTTTTTTTCAGCAGTCTTTTCTGTAGCGGCAGCAGCTTCTTTTGAGTCGCCGGATTGTTCAGCAGCCGCCGTGCTTTCTCCACAACCAATAAGGGTAGTAACACCGATGGCTAATAAAATACCTGTAGAAATAAGCACTTTTTTGCTTGTTAATTGCATTTTCATGGTTTGTAAATTTAGGATTTAATGTACCGGGGCGAACCTAGTAATAATCGGTTAGTTCAAAAACCGTTAAAACACCTGTTTTTTTCTGCTAAGTATTTATAGGTAATTCAGCTTATTGATTGGTTAATGATGTGTATTTATTACAGCGCTGATTGTAATTACTTGCCTATTCAACCTGTAGCCATGAATTTGTTTGCTTTTATGAAAATAACGTTGCTTACTGCCGTTGCTCTTTTGCTGAATTTCACTGTGCTTGCACAGGGTAAAAGCCAATGGGTGTATTTGAATAGCGCTGATAAACTTCAATATAAAACAACCGAACGGGGCGACAGGATAATGGATTTTTCCTATGCCGGTTACCGCGAAGGCGGTGAGGCTATTCCAACTGTACCGGTAAAAGTCACGGTAAGTCCAATATCAGGTGATAACACCAATGCTATTCAACAGGCTATAGACCAGGTAAGCGCGTTGCCTTTGGTGAATGGATTGCGCGGAGCCGTATTGTTACAACCCGGTACCTATAATTGTGAACAGCCAATTACCATCAGCACCAGCGGTGTGGTATTACAGGGCAGTGGCTCGGGTGAAACCGGTTCTGTAATAAATATGACCGGCAACCCACATGTTTGTATAACCATAAAAGGCAACAGCACAACAAAAGCAACCAATACAAAAACTACCATTGCCGATCCTTATGTTCCTTCAGGTGCTGTTAGTTTTCAATTACGCAATACAAAAGGTTTTGCAGCAGGTGATATAATCCGCATCTCACGGCCGGTAACGGAGGCCTGGGTGCAATTGATGGGAATGGATAAACTGGTTAGGGATGGTAAAAAGCAAACCTGGGTAACCGGTGAAATAACAACTGAAAGAGTAATTAAAAAGATAGAAAGGAACACGGTCACTGTTAATTTTCCGCTCACAGATTCTTATGATGAGCAATACCTGGGTAAAGACGGTGTGACGGTAACAACAATCACTACCAGTGGCGCCATTAATGAAACAGGCATAGAGAACCTGCGGATTGTTGCCCCTGTGCAATCTGTGACCATCAACGAGGGGCTTTATCGCGCCCTGAACATGAGCGGGGTAACAGATGGCTGGATGCGTAAAGTAGAGATCCTGAACACCACAAACAGTATTAGTATTACGGCCAACCGGGTAACTGTTGACCATGTTAATATTTTACATGAGGTGCCAACAAAAGGTGCTGCCAAACCAGCCGATCTGAATGGAAGCGGTGCGCAGTTGCTCTTTAATCAATGTACTATTACGGGTGATAATCTTTTTTACTTTGCTACCGGCGCCAAGGTGTCGGGGCCAATTGTTTTATTGAACTGTACCTTCAAAGGCAAGGGCTGGATCCAGCCTCATCAACGCTGGGCAACGGGATTACTGGTTGATAACTGCCAGGTGCCCGATGGCGGCATCGACTTTATGAACAGGGGCGCTATGGGTTCCGGTCATGGCTGGGCAATAGGCTGGGCCGTGGCCTGGAATTGCACTGCGCAATCTTATTTGAACCAGTTACCGCCCGGTTCGGCCAACTGGGTGATCGGTTGTAAAGGCGAACCACAAAAAAAAGCCATTCCTTTTGATGCAGAACCCGTATTACCCGAAGGGATTTATGATGCCCACAATACGCCTGTTGATCCATCCAGTTTGTACCTGGCACAGTTAGCTGAAAGATTGGGAAAAACAGCGGTTCAACATACAGGGTATTAAGACCGCACATTTATCGGCTAAAACTGCACGGTTATTAGCCAAAAGTGCGCACTTATCATTTAGAAGGTAAATTCATGAGGCATGCATTATATTTGGTACACTAACTAAAAATGCCTGCCAGCTATGAAGTATCTCCTGATAACAGCTATGCTGTTAGGTGCCCTGAATTTAGGTGCCCAAACCTGTTCCTGTGAAAAGGAATTCTTATATGTTAAAAACATTGTTGAAAATGGTTTTGCTGGTTTCCCGGACTATATAAAAAAGAATACCGAAGCGGGTTATAAGAAAAAGGTTGACCAGTTATTGAAACTTACCCATTACAAATTTTCCTACGACAATTGCCCGCTGATCATTGGCCAGTACCTTGACTTATTTAAAAGCTATCACCTGTCGTATTGGCCTGGTTTTACCGGGTGGGAAATGGATACCGCTTTCATCATTCAACGGCCACTGTTTGAAGTAAGCGACCGCGACATAAACCGGTTGAAAAAATCCAGGTCCTGGGAGGGGATTTATAATGTTTTCGATTCCACTATGAAAATAGCTGTCATAAAAGATCCCACTCCCTTACACGATTATGTAGCGGTTGTGCTGGAATCTACAAGGCCGCTCTGGAAAAAGGGCATGGTAAAGTGGGAAGGAAAATTGATCAATGACAGTACACTAAGAGGCGTGTCGTATATTCGTAACCACCGGGCGAAGGCAGATAAGCTTTTTCTCCGCGATAGCAGTAAAATGATCAGCTGGGACTGGCTGCGTGAAGGTTTTCATCAAACCAAAATTGACCCGGCTGCTTATCCGGTCAATAAACCATCGCCCGTCATCGATGCGCGAAGCCTTTCGGCCAATACGTTTTATATAAAAATGGCCAGCTTTGGCCAGGCTGCCAAACGCCCCATAGACTCCATACTAAAAGCAAATGAACAATTATTAAACACCATTCCCAATCTTATTTTGGATTTACGTGACAATGGAGGTGGGGGCGATGAGTGCTGGTGGCCATTTATTCCGTATTGCTACACCAACCCATATAATGATGTAGGTGCAGATCTGTTGGTGTCTGATTCTACCATTGCCTTTTGTAAAAAGCAATTAGAGAATAAAAGGCTTTCAAAAAGTGAGATTGACTACTGTACCCGAATCATTGCAAGAATGGAAAGTGCAAAAGGGCCGTGGGTAACAAGTGATGAGGATAAAGTTGTTACCTCCTTTACCGAAAAAGCATTTCCCAAAAAAGTGATCATCATCGCAGACAGGTGGTGCGGCAGTTCTACAGAAGAATTCCTGCTCATGGCAAAGCAGAGTAAAAAAGTGACCATTGTAGGAGAAAATACTGTTGGTAACCTCGATTATTCAAATATTATGACTACTCCGTTTTCCTGCCTGCCATATACGTTGGTTTATGCAACCACCCGCAGCCACCGTATCGATCTTGGCCAGGGGATTGACAATGTAGGGATCGCGCCCAATATTTACCTGCCGGCAAACAAGAGCTGGATCGAGGAAGCGTTGAAGATAGCGGAACAACAGTAAACAAAAAGGCCTTGAAAGTACTTATAATAAAGATTTCAAGGCTCTTTGATTAAATTTATAATAGCTATTATCATTCGGTTAATGCCTCTGTTACCACCAGGTGTGATATCCAATAAGCTAACGTGCTTTCTGCACCCTGATTCAAATTGACCCCTTTACGATGCAAGCCATCTGCACATCCACCGGTTGTAGCATCATATAAAGGAAGCCCCAGGTCGTTATTCCCGAAAAACCACTGATGACTTTTGTACATGCTATCGAGGTATTGTTGTTCGCGGGTAAGTCTGAACGCTTGTTGATAATAAAGGATCATTGCCATTACGTCAATACCCTGTTGATCAAATTGCGCAGTGGACCCGTTCTCTTTGCACCATCCCTTGTTGCCTATCGGGCTCAAAACATCATTATGAAATACTTTTGATTCAAGAAAATGCATCGACTCAAAAGCAATGGTCAGGTATTCCTCTTCCTGCGTTACTTCGTAAGCATTTAATAAAGCCAATGGCAACATGGCATTGTCATATGTGAGTTCAGGTTCAAACCAGTGCCACGAATTTATTTTGTTCTCTTTGTACATGCTGGCCATTTTGTCTGAAAGACGAATTACCATGTTCCTTTTCAGGTCGTCGGGATAATCGCATTTTATATGTTGGCAAATACCTATGATAGCATTGGCCATACCACGTAAGGAAACAAGTTTTTGAACATGCGGGTAGGCTTTGGTAAATATTTCCCGCCCCGTTTTTACGGGTAAAGAAGAGCGGCTATCATTGATCAAATAACCCAATGCCATCATGGTCCTTCCAAATGAATCTTCCGGGCACCGTTCTTTATGGCCAACTTTTGTATCGCTCATGAAATTTTTAAAGTGTCCATCGTCTGTTTGCATGTATTGAACAAAGCTCAGGTAAATCGGTAGAAGACGGGCGGCTATTGAATTCTTTTTATCTTTACATGCCCATACCGTAAGCAACAATGCCCGTGAATTGTCATCAATAGAATAACCTTCTTTTCTATTGGGCAACGTGGAATGTTGCATAATACCGGTAAGATCTGTTAAGTTGTTAATATGCTTGAAATTCAAATCTGGCATTTGGATGGCGCTATTGAAAGTCTGCTTTCCGGAATGCAAAATATCTATTGTTTCCATAATGATTTGTTTATAATTTAATTGACAGGGATGGGTAAACGACTGGTGTCAGTCATTAACTTCTAGATCGTTCTTTATTAAACTAAGAATACGGTTATGAGTCAGCGTTAATCAAAAACCGGATCGGAATAAGAAGAAGCGAGGGGGGATAGTCCCACGAATGTAATTAAAGGTAGTTGAATTAATCAGTAACAACTAATATATTATCACACGCATTAATAAAAGTCGAAAGATCGATAATTGTTTGTACTTTTAATTGGGAACCATTCGGGTTCGTCAGCATCTCGTAATCGAATGATTGCTATCAGTTAGCTTCCTTTACCACCTGCTTTTCCCTCAGAAATTGTCACTTATAAATTTTAACATATGAATATCTATGTATCGAATTTGAGCTTCAGTGTGCAGAATGATGACTTAAGAAAACATTTTTCGGAATATGGCGAAGTTGACTCCGTAAACGTCATTATTGACAAAGTTACCAATCGCAGCCGTGGATTCGCCTTTATTGAAATGAAAGATAATCAGGCTGCAGAAAAAGCAATCCGTGAATTGAATGGACTTACGATCGACAATCGGGCAATCAAAGTAAATGAAGCACGGGAGAAACGTGATTAGGCAAACAGACTAAGCGTGTAGCGATAACAATGTTATAAGGTATGCGTTCTTTTTTACTTGCTAAAACGATGGCTGTTTTGGTATTCTATTACCGTATGCATTAATTTTATCTTCTCAATAATCTTTTTTTCAAGATTACTGTTGAATTTTATTTTTTTGACTTCATCAAGGGCGCTTTCATAAGTGATTACAGCTTCCTTAAAATGACCGCTATTTTCATCCTGCAAGGCCCTGGCAAATAATTCAGCAGGAATATTTTTTTTTCGTACAATCAAAAAGCGAATTAAGATAAAAGGGATTGATAGCCCTATCAATATTATGAAGATGTAAGAAAGTGACATAGATCTGTTTTTTAGTGCTTATTAAGAGCACTTGTAAAGATGAGCACTTTCCTGCTATTATTGCTCAATAATCAGATTAATTTATGCAATGAGGTGATATTATTACAAATGCCGCCCCGAAAACCGGGACGGCATTTTTTTATAGACTTCAGTTTGTGAGGCTTTCCCGGCGGCCGGAAACCGGAAACTGCTTACGGTATCACCAGTTTGGTAGTAACCGGTTTGCCATTCAATACAGACAATTCCAGGATATAATTACCGGAAGGTAATTTGCGATCGGGTGTAATGGAAATCCGTTGATTGCCATTGGTGACCGATACTTTGGTATTATAAACAGATTGTCCCAAATGATTGAACAGTTGTACCTGGTAATTACCTGTTGGTTCATTTACCAGTTGTACATTGATCAGTTTTCCGGTAACGGGATTGGGAAACACCCTGGTTTGAGCAGCTGTTACAGGCTGGCTGGAGCTTACGCGTGCACCCGGGCGTACGAACGTAATATAGTTCAGGTTGAACCCACCTGTTAACTCAACGATCCGCAAGCTTTGTACCCCGGCCTGTAAGGCTGGTGTTGTTACCTGTACCGTTGTATAAGTTTGCCAGTTGCCGGTATTGGGAACGGCAATGGTTCCTGAAATATTCATGCCATTTAATTCCACATACAACTGGCTGCCATTGTTGGGCGACGACACGCGCGCCTGGATGGTATATACACCCGCTGTAGTAACGTTCACGGTATATTTCATCCATTCATTGGCATTTGTCCAGCCCACATCATAACCACCTTCCCCACAGTTCTCAATATCAACACCCTCAGCAGGTCTGTATTGTCCGCCGGAGTTCACCGCGTCGGCATCATTATAGGCAATATCCTGTCCGCCTTTGTCAAAATCTTCCGCTTCAATTTTTCCGGGGATGGCTATGCTTTGAACAGGATCGGCATTTACCTTGCCCCATACATACAGTTCATGTATTGACCAGTAGTTGCCTTTTGATCCTGTCTGCGTGATCCTGATATAACGGGCAGTTACATCCGGGAACAGGATCAGCGTCATGC
The Niastella koreensis GR20-10 genome window above contains:
- a CDS encoding RNA recognition motif domain-containing protein; the encoded protein is MNIYVSNLSFSVQNDDLRKHFSEYGEVDSVNVIIDKVTNRSRGFAFIEMKDNQAAEKAIRELNGLTIDNRAIKVNEAREKRD
- a CDS encoding group 1 glycosyl transferase, which gives rise to METIDILHSGKQTFNSAIQMPDLNFKHINNLTDLTGIMQHSTLPNRKEGYSIDDNSRALLLTVWACKDKKNSIAARLLPIYLSFVQYMQTDDGHFKNFMSDTKVGHKERCPEDSFGRTMMALGYLINDSRSSLPVKTGREIFTKAYPHVQKLVSLRGMANAIIGICQHIKCDYPDDLKRNMVIRLSDKMASMYKENKINSWHWFEPELTYDNAMLPLALLNAYEVTQEEEYLTIAFESMHFLESKVFHNDVLSPIGNKGWCKENGSTAQFDQQGIDVMAMILYYQQAFRLTREQQYLDSMYKSHQWFFGNNDLGLPLYDATTGGCADGLHRKGVNLNQGAESTLAYWISHLVVTEALTE